A part of Gramella sp. MAR_2010_147 genomic DNA contains:
- a CDS encoding 3-hydroxyanthranilate 3,4-dioxygenase, producing the protein MPVEGPFNLNKWIEQNRESLKPPVGNRNLYKESGDYIVMIVAGPNARKDYHYNETEELFYQLEGNIEVHIQEDGKKKTMKLGPGDMYLHPPKVPHSPVRHDGSIGLVVERKRLNEDGKDGLIWYCDNCNNKLHEVYFPLQDIETDFLKHFRSFYNSKELRTCNNCGEVMPVDERFTVAED; encoded by the coding sequence ATGCCAGTAGAAGGACCATTCAACTTAAATAAATGGATAGAACAGAATAGGGAGAGCCTAAAACCACCTGTTGGGAACCGAAATCTTTACAAAGAATCTGGAGATTATATTGTGATGATCGTGGCAGGACCAAATGCTCGTAAAGATTATCATTATAATGAAACCGAAGAGCTATTCTATCAGCTTGAAGGGAATATAGAAGTACATATTCAGGAGGACGGCAAGAAAAAGACCATGAAATTAGGTCCGGGTGATATGTATCTACACCCCCCAAAGGTTCCGCATTCACCGGTTAGGCATGATGGCTCTATTGGATTAGTGGTAGAACGCAAAAGATTAAATGAAGATGGAAAAGACGGACTTATCTGGTACTGCGATAACTGTAACAACAAACTTCACGAGGTTTACTTTCCGCTACAGGATATAGAAACAGATTTTTTGAAACATTTTAGAAGTTTCTACAATAGTAAAGAGCTTAGAACCTGCAACAATTGCGGGGAAGTAATGCCTGTTGACGAACGATTTACGGTTGCTGAGGATTAG